Proteins encoded in a region of the Bactrocera tryoni isolate S06 chromosome 4, CSIRO_BtryS06_freeze2, whole genome shotgun sequence genome:
- the LOC120776176 gene encoding guanine nucleotide-releasing factor 2 isoform X2, translating to MRILSTELRLRVKNRKPRPFSRAASADAAVGDSRCCANPAFDDADGAGVSYSRDSAISSPSTPNSSLSSQSNLVCAGGGTPSPNTPSPATPTSQQSANTPLSGNSAIYQVSGAGYGVSTSGHKNSLKGTKLARRARSFKDDLIEKISMIRTPNNTLGRSHSPHSPRSKSMKPPTTAEELAAAESPLQTHVKDISNALKHFRDVIIRSKLEVLPGNATVILETIASMYTVIQSYALDKHSNVLLSATQQVYQSLGKLVKLCDEVMLIYAARRIDDEGVEDNLQDEHQQLKALLSEDNVKEIVDLLGEAVRNLATLAHQKLKEREENALKYAPDNAVAAALANNGAAVSLNHLMHLPEVAGQRTSLPDITLTPKERDILEKTNSNPIRASHSTESILRDTSPPPKPPLPNRPPPLPPKRRNQQQQPSLNNKSINSDFDWSSDISLGNYGADYISNLSVHSHSPDENSSQCSLDSELNHSREEEELKSLGLGNRYNDSLLDNDVDKLNILKPLVSGGKRVTLNNKVACNKAIGSGNETTNTTVVTQTQNVAAENTKRRAIVTSSVASDGADECDFILQSGNGNNGAGGSALEKLEMRKNTNNRHSNESGFVSMTSVRTSAQSVSKRSSDCGFQSSTKSSSNSEIAFDAIESSSSGEFHTQAQEFHQHTTSSTMTSTMSSTMMATSTSILNNMSTLSHEARSISNTSSISPDHYESSGLLTERSMHTSSTSHVTQSSFSSLAKASSLDTASSSDGMGSHNDLVPPALPPKTSRNKDARIFSQYDNFDEIDDHNGEIPELRPHHHTHYSSYSQHNHHFHHNHYQHHVAPWHQTKHQSLLDSRHLVSGFVSSCTSIGDLEQPPPLPAKKKHMFQSVAFSVFAYMELCQGPHRPFDRHTMHVQDLTGNITHSQTMNIVPLPKDLSPPSEQETPPALPPKNYKQQRKSSATPPTIITTPPPSPKPTHLSASADAENGRPARVISATQGSEMMSTVCEELGDLTEEEQASLRHSHQLPNENCHDNHVTSRHSPLRRADTHEGTPGSRSESAGEDQLLQNNSFTDDKCGELQTVPQDELPKMLEEIDVTKYLVLKRKDEDGPDIKGGYIDALIVHASRVQNDNAFIDAFITTFRTFIQPIDVIEKLTHRYTIFFCCQNDHKQRVARETFSLLMRVVDGLTSMDLTDQLLALIVEFNYQLVCAGQLYLAKTLRSIFVEKVTLFREQRLPPPKADMHITVTNQPSLLDLKSVEIAEQMTLLDADLFQKIEIPEVLLFAKEQSEERSPNLNKFTEHFNNMSFWARSKILTLGDAKEREKHVIKFIKIMKYLRKMNNYNSYLALLSALDSAPIRRLEWPKTITQDIKEYCLLIDSSSSFRAYRTTLAATSPPCIPYIGLVLQDLTFVHVGNPDYLKEGVVNFSKRWQQYHLIENMKRFKKCEYNFRRNERIIRFFDNFEYELGEEEMWQISESIKPRGRRPVQA from the exons ACAGTGCCATCAGTTCTCCATCCACACCCAACTCCTCGCTTTCCTCACAATCGAATCTTGTTTGTGCAGGTGGTGGTACGCCATCGCCGAACACACCATCCCCCGCCACACCCACTTCTCAACAATCCGCCAATACACCGCTGAGCGGCAACAGTGCGATATATCAAGTATCAGGCGCCGGTTACGGTGTCTCAACGTCCGGTCATAAGAACAGTCTTAAGGGTACGAAATTGGCGCGTAGAGCGCGCTCTTTCAAGGACGATCTAATAGAGAAAATTTCCATGATTCGCACACCAAACAATACGCTGGGAAG ATCCCATTCCCCGCACAGTCCACGTAGTAAGTCCATGAAACCGCCAACAACAGCCGAAGAGTTAGCCGCGGCTGAGAGTCCACTGCAGACGCATGTCAAGGATATTTCGAATGCGTTGAAACACTTTCGCGACGTGATAATCAGATCAAAGCTGGAAGTTCTGCCGGGTAATGCAACTGTTATACTCGAGACAATCGCCAGCATGTATACCGTTATACAATCGTATGCGTTGGATAAGCACAGCAATGTACTTCTGTCGGCAACACAACAAGTATATCAGTCGTTGGGTAAATTAGTGAAGCTTTGCGACGAGGTAATGCTTATCTATGCAGCGCGGCGGATCGACGACGAAGGTGTCGAAGATAATCTGCAAGACGAGCATCAACAACTGAAAGCGCTGCTCAGCGAAGATAATGTAAAGGAGATTGTTGATTTACTTGGTGAGGCGGTGCGG AATTTGGCGACGCTTGCGCATCAGAAACTGAAGGAGCGCGAGGAGAACGCTTTGAAGTATGCACCAGACAATGCCGTCGCAGCTGCATTGGCTAACAATGGCGCAGCCGTATCGCTCAATCATCTAATGCATCTGCCGGAAGTGGCTGGCCAACGTACATCGCTGCCTGACATAACGCTAACACCGAA GGAACGTGATATTTTAGAGAAGACCAACTCGAATCCGATACGCGCTTCACACAGTACCGAGAGCATTTTGCGCGACACGAGCCCTCCACCTAAACCACCGCTACCGAATAG GCCACCACCGCTGCCACCGAAGCGCCgcaatcaacagcaacaaccgaGTTTAAATAATAAGAGCATTAACTCGGATTTCGACTGGAGTTCGGACATTTCACTGGGCAACTATGGCGCTGATTA TATCAGCAATCTGTCGGTGCACTCACACTCGCCGGATGAAAATTCTAGTCAATGTTCACTCGATTCAGAGCTAAATCATTCACGCGAGGAGGAGGAACTCAAGTCACTGGGTCTGGGCAATCGCTACAATGACAGCCTGCTCGACAATGATGTtgacaaattaaatatattaa AACCACTAGTAAGCGGTGGCAAGCGTGTTACGTTGAACAATAAAGTGGCATGCAACAAAGCAATTGGCAGTGGTAATGAAACCACCAACACTACCGTTGTCACACAAACACAAAACGTTGCGGCGGAGAACACCAAACGGCGTGCTATCGTGACCAGTTCAGTGGCTAGCGATGGCGCGGACGAgtgtgattttattttgcaaagtGGCAACGGTAATAATGGCGCTGGTGGCAGCGCTTTGGAGAAACTGGAAATGCGCAAAAATACTAACAATCGTCATTCCAATGAATCGG GCTTCGTTTCTATGACATCGGTGCGCACATCGGCACAGAGTGTATCGAAACGTTCATCCGATTGCGGTTTTCAATCGTCCACCAAGTCCAGTTCGAACTCAGAAATTGCATTCGATGCCATTGAATCGTCGAGTAGTGGTGAATTCCACACGCAAGCGCAAGAGTTCCATCAGCATACAACAAGTTCGACCATGACGAGCACCATGTCATCGACAATGATGGCCACATCGACTAGCATACTAAACAATATGTCTACATTGTCGCATGAGGCACGTTCGATTAGCAATACCAGCAGCATCAGTCCCGATCACTATGAGAGTAGCGGTCTCTTGACCGAACGCTCAATGCATACCAGCAGTACTAGTCATGTCACACAATCGTCATTTTCATCGCTGGCAAAAGCTAGTAGTTTGGATACAGCTTCATCATCGGATGGCATGGGTTCACACAATGATTTGGTGCCACCTGCATTGCCGCCAAAAACTAGTCGGAACAAAGATGCGCGCATATTTTCGCAATATGATAATTTCGATGAAATAGACGATCATAATGG cgAAATACCCGAACTCCGCCCTCATCATCATACCCACTACAGCAGTTACAGCCAACATAATCACCATTTCCATCATAATCACTATCAACATCACGTGGCACCGTGGCATCAAACGAAACATCAAAGTTTACTCGACTCAAGACACTTGGTTAGCGGCTTTGTCAGCAGTTGCACGAGTATTGGCGATCTGGAGCAACCGCCACCGCTACCGGCTAAGAAAAAGCACA TGTTTCAAAGTGTGGCCTTCTCGG TTTTCGCATACATGGAGCTGTGTCAGGGTCCCCATCGACCCTTCGATCGTCATACGATGCATGTACAGGATCTAACGGGGAACATTACGCACAGCCAGACAATGAA tATTGTGCCACTACCAAAGGACTTATCGCCACCGTCGGAGCAGGAAACGCCGCCCGCACTCCCACCAAAGAACTACAAACAGCAGCGCAAGTCCAGCGCTACACCGCCCACCATAATTACAACGCCACCACCTAGTCCAAAGCCCACACATTTGAGTGCTAGTGCCGATGCGGAGAATGGGCGTCCAGCGCGCGTTATATCCGCCACACAAGGCAGTGAAATGATGTCCACCGTGTGTGAGGAGCTCGGCGATCTAACCGAAGAGGAACAAGCGTCACTCCGTCACTCTCACCAGCTGCCCAATGAGAATTGTCACGACAATCATGTAACAAGTAGACATTCACCACTACGTCGCGCCGACACACATGAGGGTACGCCCGGCAGCAGATCTGAGAGCGCCGGTGAAGATCAATTATTGCAGAACAATAGCTTTACTGATGATAAG TGTGGTGAGTTGCAAACGGTGCCACAGGATGAATTGCCAAAAATGCTGGAAGAAATTGATGTTACCAAGTATTTGGTGCTCAAGCGAAAGGATGAAGATGGACCGGATATAAAGGGCGGCTATATTGATGCATTGATTGTACATGCGAGCCGCGTGCAGAATGACAATG cATTCATTGATGCCTTCATCACGACGTTTCGCACCTTTATACAGCCGATCGATGTGATTGAAAAGCTAACCCATCGCTATACCATATTTTTCTGTTGCCAAAACGATCACAAGCAACGCGTTGCCCGTGAGACATTCTCACTACTTATGAGAGTGGTAGATGGCTTAAC gtCAATGGACCTGACAGATCAGCTCTTGGCTCTCATAGTCGAATTTAATTATCAGCTGGTATGTGCCGGCCAATTGTATTTAGCGAAAACATTGCGCAGCATATTTGTAGAGAAG GTAACGTTATTCCGGGAACAACGTTTGCCACCACCTAAAGCCGATATGCATATCACCGTCACCAATCAGCCCAGCCTACTCGATCTCAAATCGGTAGAGATTGCCGAACAAATGACACTACTCGATGCCGATCTATTTCAGAAGATCGAAATACCCGAAGTATTGCTCTTTGCCAAAGAACAGAGTGAAGAGCGTTCGCCCAATTTGAATAAGTTTACCGAACACTTTAATAATATGTCATTTTGGGCACGTTCGAAAATTCTCACATTAGGCGATGCAAAAGAACGTGAAAAACAtgttattaaattcataaaaattatgaaatatttgcgaaaaatgAATAACTACAATTCGTATTTGGCTTTATTATCAGCGCTCGATTCGGCGCCCATACGGCG actGGAATGGCCTAAGACTATAACGCAAGACATTAAGGAATATTGCCTGCTGATCGATTCTAGCTCTAGTTTTCGAGCATATCGCACTACTTTGGCTGCAACAAGTCCACCCTGTATTccgtatat TGGTCTAGTGCTGCAAGACTTAACATTCGTACATGTTGGCAATCCAGATTATTTAAAGGAAGGCGTCGTCAACTTCTCCAAACGTTGGCAACAATATCACTTAATAGAGAACATGAAGCGCTTCAAAAAATG TGAGTACAACTTCCGCCGCAACGAGCGCATTATACGTTTCTTCGATAACTTTGAATATGAACTGGGTGAGGAAGAGATGTGGCAAATATCGGAAAGCATAAAACCGCGTGGCCGACGACCTGTACAAGCATAA
- the LOC120776176 gene encoding guanine nucleotide-releasing factor 2 isoform X4, which translates to MNMNALQKVDSAISSPSTPNSSLSSQSNLVCAGGGTPSPNTPSPATPTSQQSANTPLSGNSAIYQVSGAGYGVSTSGHKNSLKGTKLARRARSFKDDLIEKISMIRTPNNTLGRSHSPHSPRSKSMKPPTTAEELAAAESPLQTHVKDISNALKHFRDVIIRSKLEVLPGNATVILETIASMYTVIQSYALDKHSNVLLSATQQVYQSLGKLVKLCDEVMLIYAARRIDDEGVEDNLQDEHQQLKALLSEDNVKEIVDLLGEAVRNLATLAHQKLKEREENALKYAPDNAVAAALANNGAAVSLNHLMHLPEVAGQRTSLPDITLTPKERDILEKTNSNPIRASHSTESILRDTSPPPKPPLPNRPPPLPPKRRNQQQQPSLNNKSINSDFDWSSDISLGNYGADYISNLSVHSHSPDENSSQCSLDSELNHSREEEELKSLGLGNRYNDSLLDNDVDKLNILKPLVSGGKRVTLNNKVACNKAIGSGNETTNTTVVTQTQNVAAENTKRRAIVTSSVASDGADECDFILQSGNGNNGAGGSALEKLEMRKNTNNRHSNESGFVSMTSVRTSAQSVSKRSSDCGFQSSTKSSSNSEIAFDAIESSSSGEFHTQAQEFHQHTTSSTMTSTMSSTMMATSTSILNNMSTLSHEARSISNTSSISPDHYESSGLLTERSMHTSSTSHVTQSSFSSLAKASSLDTASSSDGMGSHNDLVPPALPPKTSRNKDARIFSQYDNFDEIDDHNGEIPELRPHHHTHYSSYSQHNHHFHHNHYQHHVAPWHQTKHQSLLDSRHLVSGFVSSCTSIGDLEQPPPLPAKKKHMFQSVAFSVFAYMELCQGPHRPFDRHTMHVQDLTGNITHSQTMNIVPLPKDLSPPSEQETPPALPPKNYKQQRKSSATPPTIITTPPPSPKPTHLSASADAENGRPARVISATQGSEMMSTVCEELGDLTEEEQASLRHSHQLPNENCHDNHVTSRHSPLRRADTHEGTPGSRSESAGEDQLLQNNSFTDDKCGELQTVPQDELPKMLEEIDVTKYLVLKRKDEDGPDIKGGYIDALIVHASRVQNDNAFIDAFITTFRTFIQPIDVIEKLTHRYTIFFCCQNDHKQRVARETFSLLMRVVDGLTSMDLTDQLLALIVEFNYQLVCAGQLYLAKTLRSIFVEKVTLFREQRLPPPKADMHITVTNQPSLLDLKSVEIAEQMTLLDADLFQKIEIPEVLLFAKEQSEERSPNLNKFTEHFNNMSFWARSKILTLGDAKEREKHVIKFIKIMKYLRKMNNYNSYLALLSALDSAPIRRLEWPKTITQDIKEYCLLIDSSSSFRAYRTTLAATSPPCIPYIGLVLQDLTFVHVGNPDYLKEGVVNFSKRWQQYHLIENMKRFKKCEYNFRRNERIIRFFDNFEYELGEEEMWQISESIKPRGRRPVQA; encoded by the exons ACAGTGCCATCAGTTCTCCATCCACACCCAACTCCTCGCTTTCCTCACAATCGAATCTTGTTTGTGCAGGTGGTGGTACGCCATCGCCGAACACACCATCCCCCGCCACACCCACTTCTCAACAATCCGCCAATACACCGCTGAGCGGCAACAGTGCGATATATCAAGTATCAGGCGCCGGTTACGGTGTCTCAACGTCCGGTCATAAGAACAGTCTTAAGGGTACGAAATTGGCGCGTAGAGCGCGCTCTTTCAAGGACGATCTAATAGAGAAAATTTCCATGATTCGCACACCAAACAATACGCTGGGAAG ATCCCATTCCCCGCACAGTCCACGTAGTAAGTCCATGAAACCGCCAACAACAGCCGAAGAGTTAGCCGCGGCTGAGAGTCCACTGCAGACGCATGTCAAGGATATTTCGAATGCGTTGAAACACTTTCGCGACGTGATAATCAGATCAAAGCTGGAAGTTCTGCCGGGTAATGCAACTGTTATACTCGAGACAATCGCCAGCATGTATACCGTTATACAATCGTATGCGTTGGATAAGCACAGCAATGTACTTCTGTCGGCAACACAACAAGTATATCAGTCGTTGGGTAAATTAGTGAAGCTTTGCGACGAGGTAATGCTTATCTATGCAGCGCGGCGGATCGACGACGAAGGTGTCGAAGATAATCTGCAAGACGAGCATCAACAACTGAAAGCGCTGCTCAGCGAAGATAATGTAAAGGAGATTGTTGATTTACTTGGTGAGGCGGTGCGG AATTTGGCGACGCTTGCGCATCAGAAACTGAAGGAGCGCGAGGAGAACGCTTTGAAGTATGCACCAGACAATGCCGTCGCAGCTGCATTGGCTAACAATGGCGCAGCCGTATCGCTCAATCATCTAATGCATCTGCCGGAAGTGGCTGGCCAACGTACATCGCTGCCTGACATAACGCTAACACCGAA GGAACGTGATATTTTAGAGAAGACCAACTCGAATCCGATACGCGCTTCACACAGTACCGAGAGCATTTTGCGCGACACGAGCCCTCCACCTAAACCACCGCTACCGAATAG GCCACCACCGCTGCCACCGAAGCGCCgcaatcaacagcaacaaccgaGTTTAAATAATAAGAGCATTAACTCGGATTTCGACTGGAGTTCGGACATTTCACTGGGCAACTATGGCGCTGATTA TATCAGCAATCTGTCGGTGCACTCACACTCGCCGGATGAAAATTCTAGTCAATGTTCACTCGATTCAGAGCTAAATCATTCACGCGAGGAGGAGGAACTCAAGTCACTGGGTCTGGGCAATCGCTACAATGACAGCCTGCTCGACAATGATGTtgacaaattaaatatattaa AACCACTAGTAAGCGGTGGCAAGCGTGTTACGTTGAACAATAAAGTGGCATGCAACAAAGCAATTGGCAGTGGTAATGAAACCACCAACACTACCGTTGTCACACAAACACAAAACGTTGCGGCGGAGAACACCAAACGGCGTGCTATCGTGACCAGTTCAGTGGCTAGCGATGGCGCGGACGAgtgtgattttattttgcaaagtGGCAACGGTAATAATGGCGCTGGTGGCAGCGCTTTGGAGAAACTGGAAATGCGCAAAAATACTAACAATCGTCATTCCAATGAATCGG GCTTCGTTTCTATGACATCGGTGCGCACATCGGCACAGAGTGTATCGAAACGTTCATCCGATTGCGGTTTTCAATCGTCCACCAAGTCCAGTTCGAACTCAGAAATTGCATTCGATGCCATTGAATCGTCGAGTAGTGGTGAATTCCACACGCAAGCGCAAGAGTTCCATCAGCATACAACAAGTTCGACCATGACGAGCACCATGTCATCGACAATGATGGCCACATCGACTAGCATACTAAACAATATGTCTACATTGTCGCATGAGGCACGTTCGATTAGCAATACCAGCAGCATCAGTCCCGATCACTATGAGAGTAGCGGTCTCTTGACCGAACGCTCAATGCATACCAGCAGTACTAGTCATGTCACACAATCGTCATTTTCATCGCTGGCAAAAGCTAGTAGTTTGGATACAGCTTCATCATCGGATGGCATGGGTTCACACAATGATTTGGTGCCACCTGCATTGCCGCCAAAAACTAGTCGGAACAAAGATGCGCGCATATTTTCGCAATATGATAATTTCGATGAAATAGACGATCATAATGG cgAAATACCCGAACTCCGCCCTCATCATCATACCCACTACAGCAGTTACAGCCAACATAATCACCATTTCCATCATAATCACTATCAACATCACGTGGCACCGTGGCATCAAACGAAACATCAAAGTTTACTCGACTCAAGACACTTGGTTAGCGGCTTTGTCAGCAGTTGCACGAGTATTGGCGATCTGGAGCAACCGCCACCGCTACCGGCTAAGAAAAAGCACA TGTTTCAAAGTGTGGCCTTCTCGG TTTTCGCATACATGGAGCTGTGTCAGGGTCCCCATCGACCCTTCGATCGTCATACGATGCATGTACAGGATCTAACGGGGAACATTACGCACAGCCAGACAATGAA tATTGTGCCACTACCAAAGGACTTATCGCCACCGTCGGAGCAGGAAACGCCGCCCGCACTCCCACCAAAGAACTACAAACAGCAGCGCAAGTCCAGCGCTACACCGCCCACCATAATTACAACGCCACCACCTAGTCCAAAGCCCACACATTTGAGTGCTAGTGCCGATGCGGAGAATGGGCGTCCAGCGCGCGTTATATCCGCCACACAAGGCAGTGAAATGATGTCCACCGTGTGTGAGGAGCTCGGCGATCTAACCGAAGAGGAACAAGCGTCACTCCGTCACTCTCACCAGCTGCCCAATGAGAATTGTCACGACAATCATGTAACAAGTAGACATTCACCACTACGTCGCGCCGACACACATGAGGGTACGCCCGGCAGCAGATCTGAGAGCGCCGGTGAAGATCAATTATTGCAGAACAATAGCTTTACTGATGATAAG TGTGGTGAGTTGCAAACGGTGCCACAGGATGAATTGCCAAAAATGCTGGAAGAAATTGATGTTACCAAGTATTTGGTGCTCAAGCGAAAGGATGAAGATGGACCGGATATAAAGGGCGGCTATATTGATGCATTGATTGTACATGCGAGCCGCGTGCAGAATGACAATG cATTCATTGATGCCTTCATCACGACGTTTCGCACCTTTATACAGCCGATCGATGTGATTGAAAAGCTAACCCATCGCTATACCATATTTTTCTGTTGCCAAAACGATCACAAGCAACGCGTTGCCCGTGAGACATTCTCACTACTTATGAGAGTGGTAGATGGCTTAAC gtCAATGGACCTGACAGATCAGCTCTTGGCTCTCATAGTCGAATTTAATTATCAGCTGGTATGTGCCGGCCAATTGTATTTAGCGAAAACATTGCGCAGCATATTTGTAGAGAAG GTAACGTTATTCCGGGAACAACGTTTGCCACCACCTAAAGCCGATATGCATATCACCGTCACCAATCAGCCCAGCCTACTCGATCTCAAATCGGTAGAGATTGCCGAACAAATGACACTACTCGATGCCGATCTATTTCAGAAGATCGAAATACCCGAAGTATTGCTCTTTGCCAAAGAACAGAGTGAAGAGCGTTCGCCCAATTTGAATAAGTTTACCGAACACTTTAATAATATGTCATTTTGGGCACGTTCGAAAATTCTCACATTAGGCGATGCAAAAGAACGTGAAAAACAtgttattaaattcataaaaattatgaaatatttgcgaaaaatgAATAACTACAATTCGTATTTGGCTTTATTATCAGCGCTCGATTCGGCGCCCATACGGCG actGGAATGGCCTAAGACTATAACGCAAGACATTAAGGAATATTGCCTGCTGATCGATTCTAGCTCTAGTTTTCGAGCATATCGCACTACTTTGGCTGCAACAAGTCCACCCTGTATTccgtatat TGGTCTAGTGCTGCAAGACTTAACATTCGTACATGTTGGCAATCCAGATTATTTAAAGGAAGGCGTCGTCAACTTCTCCAAACGTTGGCAACAATATCACTTAATAGAGAACATGAAGCGCTTCAAAAAATG TGAGTACAACTTCCGCCGCAACGAGCGCATTATACGTTTCTTCGATAACTTTGAATATGAACTGGGTGAGGAAGAGATGTGGCAAATATCGGAAAGCATAAAACCGCGTGGCCGACGACCTGTACAAGCATAA